In Misgurnus anguillicaudatus unplaced genomic scaffold, ASM2758022v2 HiC_scaffold_26, whole genome shotgun sequence, the following proteins share a genomic window:
- the LOC129443136 gene encoding guanylate-binding protein 2, with product MSRKMVMSAPVCLIDTDAKGMLCVKKEAKAILDGITEPVVVVSVVGLYRTGKSYLMNRLAGQQSGFALGSTIESKTKGIWMWCVPHPSKAGHTLVLLDTEGLGDVDKGDEKHDTWIFCLALLLSSTLVYNSLGVIDNMALEKLHYVTELREHIRIKAKAENMDESGQYMSVFPAFVWTVRDFYLDLEKDNKPITADQYLEGALDLKPGDSLKIERYNLPRRCLRNFFVTRKCFVFPRPAAPKDMKRMEKLKEAELDPEFLQEANVFCQYIYSSAQSKTIMEGRTITGTVLGNLAEVYVASIRNGSVPCLENAVISLAKIHNGKAVDEALQLYVSEMLKSIQFPVDPKQLSNIHELAEKKAIEVFIRKSFNDTDQTYQRQLAMSIQKQYEEFCEQNKEESKNVCRSVLQRVFEPVEDGLHNGHYMKPGGYRQYRDTLTQLAKDYRSETATQLMSEEVLSKYWEEKEESGMIILAADESLTAAEHEKEVERLKNEVLEQQQRGLEEQNRLQVQMMEDQKRTHDEHVRQLMDRMEKEQERMRIDNERVMEAKLKEQQVMLQNGFSKEVSRLQAEINSLRAQKPPRGGCIIL from the exons ATGTCACGTAAGATGGTGATGTCAGCTCCAGTGTGTTTGATCGACACTGATGCAAAGGGGATGTTGTGTGTGAAGAAAGAGGCTAAAGCCATTCTGGACGGGATAACGGAGCCGGTTGTGGTCGTGTCTGTGGTGGGACTTTACCGGACGGGCAAATCTTACCTCATGAACCGGCTTGCAGGACAACAGTCAG GCTTTGCTCTCGGTAGCACTATTGAGTCGAAGACCAAAGGCATCTGGATGTGGTGTGTCCCTCATCCCTCTAAAGCAGGACACACTCTGGTACTGCTGGACACTGAAGGACTTGGAGATGTGGACAAG GGAGATGAGAAACATGACACTTGGATCTTCTGTCTGGCTCTTCTGCTCAGCAGCACCCTCGTGTACAACAGCTTGGGAGTCATAGATAATATGGCACTGGAAAAACTACA TTACGTAACGGAACTGAGAGAGCACATTCGTATAAAGGCAAAAGCAGAAAACATGGATGAAAGTGGACAATATATGAGTgtttttccagcctttgtctggaCCGTTCGTGATTTCTATCTGGACCTAGAAAAGGACAATAAACCAATCACAGCTGACCAATATCTAGAGGGAGCTCTGGATCTTAAACCAG GTGACTCTCTTAAGATTGAGCGGTATAATCTGCCCCGCCGCTGTCTGCGAAATTTCTTTGTGACGAGAAAGTGTTTCGTCTTTCCTCGACCTGCTGCACCGAAGGACATGAAGAGAATGGAGAAGCTGAAGGAGGCTGAGCTCGATCCAGAGTTCCTGCAAGAGGCAAACGTTTTCTGTCAATACATCTACAGCAGTGCACAGTCCAAAACAATCATGGAAGGTCGCACTATCACTGGAACCG TTTTGGGAAATCTGGCCGAAGTGTATGTGGCGTCAATTCGCAATGGAAGTGTACCATGTCTGGAAAACGCAGTGATTTCCCTGGCTAAGATCCATAATGGAAAAGCAGTGGATGAAGCTCTTCAGCTCTACGTGTCTGAGATGCTCAAGTCCATCCAGTTTCCAGTTGACCCAAAACAGCTGTCTAATATTCATGAGCTTGCAGAGAAGAAAGCTATTGAAGTCTTCATTCGCAAGTCATTCAATGACACGGATCAAACTTACCAACGGCAGCTTGCG ATGAGTATTCAAAAACAATATGAAGAATTTTGTGAACAGAATAAGGAAGAATCTAAGAACGTCTGTCGGTCCGTTCTGCAACGTGTGTTTGAGCCGGTGGAAGACGGCTTGCATAATGGACACTACATGAAACCTGGAGGATACAGGCAGTATAGAGACACACTTACACAGCTGGCCAAGGATTACAGATCAGAAACCGCAACGCAATTAATG AGTGAAGAAGTGTTGAGTAAGTATTGGGAAGAAAAGGAAGAGTCTGGAATGATCATTCTAGCAGCTGATGAATCTCTTACTGCAGCTGAACATGAGAAAGAAG TGGAAAGACTAAAGAATGAAGTTTTAGAACAGCAGCAAAGAGGTCTAGAGGAACAGAACCGGCTCCAGGTGCAGATGATGGAAGACCAGAAGAGAACCCATGATGAACATGTGAGACAACTCATGGACAGGATGGAGAAAGAACAGGAGAGAATGAGGATAGACAATGAACGAGTGATGGAGGCAAAACTTAAG GAACAGCAGGTTATGCTCCAGAATGGGTTCAGTAAGGAGGTCAGTCGTCTGCAGGCAGAGATTAATAGTCTGCGTGCACAGAAGCCTCCTAGAGGTGGTTGCATTATCCTCTGA